Proteins encoded within one genomic window of Sphingomonas sp. KRR8:
- a CDS encoding HD domain-containing phosphohydrolase, protein MLHRSIAVPTASRAEVIAAFSYALDLTEGQPAGHCIRACWIGMQVGRQIGLSSQDLGDLYYTLLLKDLGCSSNAARICELYEADDRAFKQGYKTVGTSLAATLHFVFRKTAQGRPLRQRAAAIGNILRNGDAIAQEMIVSRCTRGADIARTLRFPDAVCDGIYHLDEHWDASGRPGRLRGDAIPLFSRIALLAQVVDVFHVHAGPAAAIDEARRRSSVWFDPALVQAFEAVSASTMFWSALASPTIEARVVRMAPQENEVPLDDNYLDAIADAFGQVIDAKSPFTAGHSHRVGQLSERLAGAFGMSRERARWLRRAAVLHDVGKLGVSSAILEKPAGLDEREWVEMRSHAAHTRAILGRIGALADLADVAAAHHERLDGTGYPLAISGAAISRDTRIITTCDFYDALVSERPYRAALSVDEAIAIMTEAVGSAIDPECLKALKTNIH, encoded by the coding sequence ATGCTGCACCGATCGATCGCCGTTCCCACTGCCAGCCGGGCCGAGGTGATTGCCGCCTTTAGCTACGCGCTCGATCTCACCGAGGGGCAGCCTGCCGGCCATTGCATCCGCGCGTGCTGGATCGGGATGCAGGTGGGCCGTCAGATCGGCCTGTCGTCGCAGGACCTCGGCGATCTTTACTACACTTTGCTCCTGAAAGACCTTGGCTGCAGCAGCAACGCGGCACGCATCTGCGAGCTCTACGAGGCGGACGATCGAGCCTTCAAGCAGGGCTACAAGACGGTTGGCACCAGCCTGGCGGCGACGCTCCACTTCGTGTTCCGCAAGACGGCGCAAGGGCGCCCGTTACGGCAGCGCGCGGCGGCCATCGGCAACATCCTGCGCAACGGGGACGCCATTGCTCAGGAGATGATCGTATCACGCTGTACGCGGGGTGCCGACATCGCGCGCACGTTGCGCTTTCCCGATGCGGTTTGCGACGGCATCTACCACCTCGACGAGCATTGGGATGCTTCGGGCCGGCCCGGCCGGCTGCGGGGGGACGCCATTCCACTATTCTCGCGAATTGCCCTGCTGGCGCAGGTCGTGGACGTTTTCCATGTCCATGCTGGTCCAGCCGCCGCCATCGACGAGGCGCGGCGCCGCAGTAGCGTGTGGTTCGACCCGGCCCTCGTGCAGGCGTTCGAAGCCGTCAGCGCGTCCACGATGTTCTGGTCGGCGCTTGCGTCGCCGACGATCGAGGCCCGAGTCGTCCGGATGGCGCCCCAAGAAAACGAAGTGCCACTGGATGACAACTACCTCGATGCGATTGCCGATGCTTTCGGCCAGGTCATCGACGCCAAGAGCCCGTTCACGGCCGGCCATTCGCATCGCGTTGGCCAGTTGAGCGAGCGCTTGGCCGGTGCTTTTGGCATGAGCCGGGAGCGCGCCCGTTGGCTTCGCCGCGCTGCCGTGCTTCACGATGTCGGCAAGTTAGGTGTGTCGAGCGCGATCCTGGAAAAGCCAGCCGGCCTGGACGAGCGCGAGTGGGTCGAAATGCGAAGCCACGCCGCTCACACGCGAGCGATCCTCGGACGTATCGGCGCACTGGCGGATCTTGCTGACGTCGCAGCCGCGCATCACGAGCGGCTCGACGGCACGGGTTACCCGCTTGCCATTTCGGGAGCCGCGATCAGCCGCGACACCCGTATCATCACCACATGCGACTTCTACGACGCGCTGGTCTCGGAACGGCCTTACCGAGCGGCGCTGTCGGTCGACGAAGCGATCGCTATCATGACTGAGGCAGTCGGAAGCGCCATCGACCCTGAATGCTTGAAAGCGCTCAAAACGAATATTCACTAG
- the cyoD gene encoding cytochrome o ubiquinol oxidase subunit IV — protein sequence MSEATSNDHRGRDDHDLAPGDEEINQHEPGGGLTGYLIGLALAGGLTAASFLVLTSTVIWQPAIPAALIALAIAQMGVHLVFFLHITTGPDNTNNVLALAFGVLIVGLVLLGSMWIMAHLSHQVMPMGELMNRMR from the coding sequence ATGAGCGAGGCAACGAGCAACGATCATCGGGGCCGCGACGACCACGACCTCGCGCCCGGCGACGAGGAGATCAACCAGCACGAGCCGGGCGGCGGGCTGACCGGCTATCTGATCGGGCTGGCGCTGGCCGGCGGCCTCACGGCGGCGTCCTTTCTGGTGCTGACCTCGACGGTGATCTGGCAGCCTGCCATCCCCGCCGCGCTGATCGCGCTGGCGATCGCACAGATGGGCGTGCACCTGGTGTTCTTCCTTCACATCACTACCGGACCCGACAACACCAACAACGTGCTGGCGCTGGCGTTTGGCGTGCTGATCGTCGGGCTGGTGCTGCTCGGCTCGATGTGGATCATGGCGCACCTCAGCCATCAGGTAATGCCGATGGGCGAGCTGATGAACAGGATGCGGTAA
- a CDS encoding cytochrome (ubi)quinol oxidase subunit III, translating into MSAPAAARPRDPYQLGHGHEHGHGHHHATGHGEGGPASKRIITGYGFWIFLLSDFVVFSGFFAAYAVLRDQTAGGPAIHDIVDPARVAWQTALLLLSSFTAGLGSLAAQRKNLLWTELALLVTGLLGFGFLALEFAEFASMVREGMGPNRSAFLSSFFALVGCHGLHVSAGLLWLGTMMAQIWAKGFRADIQRRLLCFNLFWHALDIIWVAIFTMVYLMGLVI; encoded by the coding sequence ATGAGCGCGCCTGCCGCCGCCCGCCCGCGCGATCCGTACCAGCTCGGCCACGGCCACGAGCATGGCCACGGCCACCACCATGCCACCGGCCATGGTGAGGGAGGGCCGGCGTCCAAGCGGATCATCACTGGCTACGGTTTCTGGATTTTCCTGCTCAGCGACTTCGTGGTCTTTTCCGGCTTCTTCGCGGCCTATGCGGTGCTTCGCGACCAGACGGCCGGAGGTCCCGCGATCCATGACATCGTTGATCCGGCGCGAGTCGCGTGGCAGACGGCGCTGCTCCTTCTGTCCAGCTTCACGGCCGGTCTCGGGAGCCTCGCCGCCCAACGCAAGAACCTCCTGTGGACGGAGCTCGCGCTGCTGGTCACCGGCCTGCTCGGCTTCGGCTTCCTCGCGCTCGAGTTCGCCGAGTTCGCCAGCATGGTACGCGAAGGCATGGGGCCGAACCGCAGCGCCTTCCTGTCGTCCTTCTTCGCGCTGGTCGGCTGCCACGGGCTGCACGTGTCCGCCGGGCTGCTGTGGCTCGGAACGATGATGGCGCAGATCTGGGCCAAGGGGTTCCGGGCCGACATCCAGCGCCGGCTGCTGTGCTTCAACCTGTTCTGGCACGCGCTCGACATCATCTGGGTGGCGATCTTCACCATGGTCTATCTGATGGGACTGGTCATATGA
- the cyoB gene encoding cytochrome o ubiquinol oxidase subunit I produces MLGKLTWAAIPVDQPIPLAAAGLVGLVLLGTLGWITWKGHWRYLWDEWITSVDHKRIGVMYVVLALAMLIRGFVDAIMMRTQQAMAVNAPGFLPPEHYNQLFSAHGTIMIFFGAMPFIIGLMNFVVPLQLGVRDVAFPTLNSVSFWLTAAGALLVNVSLVVGEFARTGWLPYAPLSETGYSPGVGVDYYLWAIQISGVGTLMAGVNLVTTILKMRAPGMSYLRMPMFCWTSLASNLLIVAAFPILTATLAMLTLDRYLGFHFFTNTGGGNAMMFMNLIWAWGHPEVYILILPAFGVFSEVISTFSRKPLFGYRSMVAATLFICVVSFMVWLHHFFTMGAGADVNAAFGIATSIIAVGTGVKIFNWLFTLYGGKIRFTTPMLWSLGFMTTWIVGGMTGVLLAVPPADFELHNSMFLVAHFHNVIIAGVLFGAFAGMIFWFPKAFGFTLDERWGKWAFWLSITGFVVVFTPLYILGLDGMTRRLQSVDNPAWSPWLYVALLGIVIMMAGVAAQVGQLVVSIRNREALRDRTGDPWDGRSLEWSTTSPPPVFNFAVLPNVSGEEAYWTIKERAFEQQQLTPKPDYEPIHMPRNSPTGVVCAFFATFTGFALVWHIWWLVVLSLIGAYATFVVFAWRDHDEFEIPADEVERQDRIRREERQRWLDQGREGLA; encoded by the coding sequence ATGCTGGGCAAGCTCACCTGGGCGGCTATTCCGGTCGACCAGCCCATCCCCCTGGCGGCGGCCGGCCTGGTCGGGCTGGTGCTGCTTGGCACGCTTGGCTGGATCACCTGGAAGGGCCACTGGCGTTACCTGTGGGACGAGTGGATCACGTCCGTCGACCACAAGCGCATCGGCGTCATGTATGTGGTGCTGGCGCTGGCGATGCTGATCCGCGGCTTCGTTGACGCCATTATGATGCGCACCCAGCAGGCGATGGCGGTGAATGCGCCGGGCTTCCTGCCGCCGGAGCACTACAACCAGCTATTCTCCGCCCATGGCACCATCATGATCTTCTTCGGTGCGATGCCGTTCATCATCGGGCTGATGAACTTCGTGGTGCCGCTGCAGCTGGGCGTCCGCGACGTGGCCTTCCCGACGCTCAACTCGGTCAGCTTCTGGCTGACCGCCGCGGGCGCGCTGCTGGTCAATGTCAGCCTGGTGGTGGGCGAGTTCGCGCGGACCGGCTGGCTTCCCTACGCACCCTTGTCGGAAACGGGTTACTCGCCGGGCGTGGGCGTCGATTATTACTTGTGGGCGATCCAGATTTCCGGCGTTGGAACACTGATGGCGGGGGTGAACCTCGTCACCACCATCCTCAAGATGCGGGCGCCGGGGATGAGCTACCTGCGGATGCCGATGTTCTGCTGGACCAGCCTCGCGTCCAACCTGCTGATCGTCGCGGCCTTTCCGATCCTGACCGCCACGCTGGCGATGCTGACGCTCGACCGCTACCTCGGCTTCCACTTCTTCACGAACACCGGTGGCGGCAACGCCATGATGTTCATGAACCTGATCTGGGCCTGGGGTCACCCGGAGGTCTACATCCTGATCTTGCCGGCGTTTGGAGTGTTCTCCGAAGTCATCTCAACCTTCAGCCGCAAGCCGCTGTTCGGCTATCGCTCGATGGTCGCGGCGACGCTGTTCATCTGCGTCGTCAGCTTCATGGTGTGGCTGCACCACTTCTTCACCATGGGCGCCGGCGCGGACGTCAACGCCGCCTTCGGCATCGCCACCAGCATCATCGCGGTCGGCACCGGCGTAAAGATCTTCAACTGGCTGTTCACGCTCTACGGCGGCAAGATCCGCTTCACCACGCCGATGTTGTGGTCGCTGGGGTTCATGACGACCTGGATCGTCGGGGGCATGACGGGCGTGCTGCTGGCCGTCCCGCCCGCCGACTTCGAGCTTCACAACAGCATGTTCCTGGTCGCCCACTTCCACAATGTGATCATCGCCGGCGTGCTGTTCGGCGCCTTCGCCGGGATGATCTTCTGGTTCCCCAAGGCGTTCGGTTTCACGCTGGACGAGCGGTGGGGGAAGTGGGCGTTCTGGCTGTCGATCACCGGCTTTGTCGTGGTGTTCACGCCGCTCTACATCCTTGGCCTCGACGGCATGACCCGCCGGCTGCAGAGCGTGGACAATCCGGCCTGGTCGCCATGGCTGTACGTGGCACTGCTCGGAATCGTCATCATGATGGCCGGCGTCGCGGCGCAGGTCGGCCAGCTGGTCGTCTCCATCCGCAACCGCGAGGCGCTGCGTGACCGCACCGGCGACCCGTGGGACGGCCGCAGCCTGGAATGGTCGACCACCTCGCCGCCACCGGTGTTCAACTTCGCGGTGCTTCCGAACGTCTCGGGCGAGGAAGCCTATTGGACGATCAAGGAGCGCGCGTTCGAGCAGCAGCAGCTCACCCCCAAGCCTGATTACGAGCCGATCCACATGCCCAGGAACAGCCCGACCGGCGTGGTCTGCGCCTTCTTCGCGACCTTCACCGGTTTTGCGCTGGTGTGGCATATCTGGTGGCTGGTGGTGCTGAGCCTGATCGGTGCCTATGCGACCTTCGTAGTGTTCGCCTGGCGCGACCACGACGAGTTCGAGATTCCGGCCGACGAGGTCGAGCGGCAGGACCGCATCCGGCGCGAGGAACGGCAGCGCTGGCTGGACCAGGGCCGGGAGGGCCTGGCATGA
- the cyoA gene encoding ubiquinol oxidase subunit II, with protein sequence MGDGPGTTRFLAQRLGAPLGLMSLLGGCSSASVLNPAGPIAGANRTILVNATVIMLVIIVPTIIATLAFAWWYREGNAKADYKPDFVYSGRIELLVWSIPLLTIMFLGGVIWIGSHQLDPHKPIAGKTAPLEVQVVALDWKWLFIYPQQGIATVNVLPLPAGVPVHFRLTSASVMNTFFIPRLGSQIYTMNGMETQLWLQADKVGSYPGLSAHFSGDGFPRMRFQAVAMPPQQFAAWTAQARAGGRVLDARTYPLLAKQSQGVKPFTIGAVQPNIFDAIVRQQLPPSAGPQEGRGGPDVKPSGGK encoded by the coding sequence ATGGGTGACGGGCCGGGCACCACAAGGTTCCTTGCCCAGCGACTCGGCGCTCCGCTTGGCTTGATGAGCCTGCTTGGTGGTTGTTCGTCGGCGAGCGTGCTGAACCCGGCCGGCCCGATCGCGGGCGCCAATCGCACCATTCTCGTCAACGCGACCGTGATCATGCTGGTGATCATCGTGCCGACGATCATCGCCACCCTAGCCTTCGCCTGGTGGTACCGCGAGGGCAACGCGAAGGCCGACTACAAGCCGGACTTCGTCTACTCGGGCCGGATCGAGCTGCTGGTCTGGTCGATACCGCTGCTGACCATCATGTTCCTCGGCGGCGTGATCTGGATCGGGAGCCACCAGCTTGATCCGCACAAGCCGATCGCGGGCAAGACCGCGCCGCTGGAAGTGCAGGTGGTGGCGCTCGATTGGAAGTGGCTGTTCATCTACCCGCAGCAGGGCATCGCCACGGTCAACGTGCTGCCCCTGCCGGCCGGCGTTCCGGTGCACTTCCGGCTGACCTCCGCCAGCGTCATGAACACCTTCTTCATCCCTCGGCTTGGCAGCCAGATCTACACCATGAACGGGATGGAGACGCAGCTCTGGCTGCAAGCGGACAAGGTTGGCAGCTACCCGGGCCTGTCCGCCCACTTCAGCGGGGACGGATTCCCGCGCATGCGCTTCCAGGCCGTAGCGATGCCGCCGCAGCAGTTCGCCGCCTGGACCGCGCAGGCGCGGGCGGGCGGACGGGTACTGGACGCGCGGACCTATCCGCTCCTCGCCAAGCAGAGCCAGGGCGTGAAGCCGTTCACCATCGGGGCGGTTCAGCCGAACATCTTCGACGCGATCGTGCGTCAGCAATTGCCGCCGTCGGCCGGCCCCCAGGAGGGGCGCGGCGGGCCGGACGTCAAGCCGAGCGGAGGCAAGTAA
- a CDS encoding CocE/NonD family hydrolase has translation MKLKLLLTASIALAATAAPAQLLAPPSGDIPKNFTPPTDNRDYIKREVMIPMRDGTKLYTVIVIPKNAVNAPIVLTRTPYNAKGRASRMDSPSMLSTLPLADEIFVKNGYIRVYQDVRGKYGSEGQYVVTRPVVGPLNNTKVDHVTDAYDTIDWLVNKRNLPQSNGRVGMIGSSYEGFTVVMALLHPHPALKVAAPESPMVDGWMGDDWFHYGAFRLANIGWIGSQTGYKGAGDAPPSGGYDDYENFRAVGSAGDWAKKSGYDQLPFWQRMVAHPAYDEFWQGQALDKMLAANPSNVPTLWEQGLWDQEDMYGAIHSWEALKAAGKLGNNYLVMGPWRHSQVNRTGTSLGPLNWNGDTAAQFREEMVLPLFNQYLKDGPPANLPQAAIYNTGENHWDKLSQWPLACEQGCAAPLTPIYLRESGGLGWDKGAAGGDSYVSDPDKPVPHLPRPVNFDDGRWGDWLVSDQRGVDGRTDVMTYTSPVLTSAVRVSGPPVADIYAKTTGTDGDFVVKVIDVYPDEVATETKMGGYQLPISLDIFRGRYRNSFSNPTAIPAGQVQRYRFRLPTVNHVFQPGHRIMVQVQSSLFPLYDRNPQTFVPNIFLAKKSDYRAATVTLERGGEQASAVWLPVVKTP, from the coding sequence GTGAAGCTCAAGCTGCTGCTCACCGCCTCAATCGCCCTCGCCGCCACCGCCGCTCCGGCGCAGCTGCTCGCCCCGCCCAGCGGCGATATCCCGAAGAACTTCACGCCGCCGACGGACAATCGCGATTACATCAAGCGCGAAGTGATGATCCCGATGCGCGACGGGACCAAGCTCTACACCGTGATCGTCATCCCGAAGAATGCGGTCAACGCGCCGATCGTCCTGACCCGCACGCCTTATAACGCCAAGGGCCGGGCCAGCCGGATGGACAGCCCGTCCATGCTCTCGACCCTGCCGCTGGCCGACGAGATCTTCGTCAAGAACGGCTACATCCGAGTCTATCAGGACGTCCGCGGCAAGTACGGCTCAGAGGGCCAGTATGTCGTGACCCGCCCCGTCGTCGGCCCGCTCAACAACACCAAGGTTGACCACGTCACCGACGCCTACGACACGATCGACTGGCTGGTGAACAAGCGCAACCTTCCGCAGTCGAACGGCCGCGTCGGCATGATCGGCAGCTCCTACGAGGGCTTTACCGTGGTGATGGCGCTCCTCCACCCCCACCCCGCGCTCAAGGTCGCCGCGCCCGAAAGCCCGATGGTCGACGGCTGGATGGGTGACGACTGGTTCCATTACGGCGCCTTCCGCCTCGCCAACATCGGCTGGATCGGCAGCCAGACCGGCTACAAGGGCGCGGGCGACGCGCCGCCGAGCGGCGGCTACGACGATTACGAGAACTTCCGCGCCGTCGGCTCGGCCGGGGACTGGGCCAAGAAGTCGGGCTACGACCAGCTGCCGTTCTGGCAGCGGATGGTCGCGCACCCCGCCTATGACGAGTTCTGGCAGGGCCAGGCGCTCGACAAGATGCTCGCCGCCAATCCGTCCAACGTGCCCACCCTGTGGGAACAGGGGCTGTGGGATCAGGAAGACATGTACGGCGCGATCCACAGCTGGGAGGCGCTGAAAGCCGCCGGCAAGCTCGGCAACAACTATCTGGTGATGGGCCCCTGGCGGCACAGCCAGGTCAACCGGACCGGGACCAGCCTCGGGCCGCTGAATTGGAACGGCGACACCGCCGCCCAATTCCGTGAGGAGATGGTGCTGCCCCTGTTCAATCAATATCTGAAGGATGGCCCGCCGGCGAACCTGCCCCAGGCCGCCATCTACAACACGGGCGAGAACCATTGGGACAAGCTCAGCCAGTGGCCGCTGGCCTGCGAGCAGGGCTGCGCGGCGCCGCTCACCCCCATCTACCTGCGCGAAAGCGGCGGCCTCGGCTGGGACAAGGGCGCGGCCGGCGGCGACAGCTACGTGTCCGACCCCGACAAGCCCGTCCCGCACCTGCCGCGGCCGGTGAACTTCGACGACGGCCGCTGGGGCGACTGGCTGGTCAGTGACCAGCGCGGAGTCGACGGGCGCACGGACGTCATGACCTACACCAGCCCGGTGCTGACCTCGGCGGTGCGCGTCTCCGGCCCGCCGGTGGCCGACATCTATGCCAAGACGACCGGCACCGACGGCGACTTCGTCGTGAAGGTGATCGACGTCTATCCGGACGAAGTCGCGACCGAGACCAAGATGGGCGGCTATCAGCTTCCGATCAGCCTCGACATCTTCCGCGGCCGCTACCGCAACAGCTTCTCCAACCCGACCGCCATCCCGGCGGGCCAGGTTCAGCGCTACCGTTTCCGCCTGCCGACGGTGAACCACGTGTTCCAGCCCGGCCACCGGATCATGGTGCAGGTGCAGTCGAGCCTGTTCCCGCTCTACGACCGCAATCCGCAGACGTTCGTGCCGAACATCTTCCTGGCCAAGAAGAGCGACTATCGCGCCGCCACGGTGACGCTGGAGCGCGGCGGCGAGCAGGCCAGCGCCGTCTGGCTGCCGGTGGTGAAGACGCCCTGA
- a CDS encoding MFS transporter, with amino-acid sequence MTTAAASPRPHAAAFVLVTILIDAIGFGIVIPVLPHLVMDVGHVGIEQATRIGGWLALTYAAAQFLLGPTIGNLGDRFGRRRIILGCLACLGIDYVLMVFAQTLPLLFLGRLLAGIFGSTYGPCQAALADITEPEDRARLFGFVGAAFGIGFVVGPALGGFLGELGPRAPFVAAAVLAGINFVYGLTVFPETLRPELRRPFDPRRANPLGALGVIARTPALKPIVACYLLWQIASLVYPSIWAYYGVAAFNWTPALVGASLACVGILMAVVQSTLTGRIVGRFGERHTAQIGLCSATVGFIGYTFASSTLVAFAILPLMALQSLVQPSLSAMLSQRVPANAQGEIQGIGGSIMSLGAVIAPLLYNPALAHFTADGRHFPGAPFVIAAGFALLTFGALTLTPKRHAVAA; translated from the coding sequence GTGACGACAGCCGCCGCCTCTCCGCGGCCGCACGCCGCGGCCTTCGTGCTGGTGACGATCCTGATCGATGCGATCGGCTTCGGGATCGTCATCCCGGTGCTGCCGCACCTGGTGATGGATGTCGGGCACGTCGGCATCGAGCAGGCGACGCGGATCGGCGGCTGGCTGGCGCTGACCTACGCCGCGGCGCAATTCCTGCTCGGCCCGACCATCGGCAACCTTGGCGACCGCTTCGGGCGACGGCGGATCATCCTCGGCTGCCTCGCCTGTCTCGGCATCGACTATGTGCTGATGGTGTTCGCCCAGACGCTGCCGCTGCTGTTCCTCGGCCGCCTGCTCGCCGGCATCTTCGGCTCAACCTACGGGCCGTGCCAGGCGGCGCTGGCCGACATCACCGAGCCAGAGGACCGCGCGCGGCTGTTCGGCTTTGTCGGCGCCGCCTTCGGGATCGGCTTCGTGGTCGGGCCGGCGCTCGGCGGCTTCCTTGGCGAGCTTGGCCCCCGCGCGCCCTTCGTGGCGGCGGCGGTGCTGGCCGGGATCAACTTCGTCTACGGCCTCACCGTCTTTCCAGAGACCCTGCGGCCGGAGCTGCGCCGCCCGTTCGACCCGCGACGGGCGAACCCTCTGGGTGCGCTCGGCGTGATCGCCCGCACCCCAGCGCTCAAGCCGATCGTCGCCTGCTACCTGCTGTGGCAGATCGCGAGCCTCGTTTATCCCAGCATCTGGGCCTACTACGGCGTCGCCGCGTTCAACTGGACCCCGGCCCTGGTCGGCGCCAGCCTCGCTTGCGTCGGCATCCTGATGGCCGTGGTCCAGAGCACCCTGACCGGCCGAATAGTCGGACGCTTCGGGGAGCGGCATACCGCGCAGATCGGGCTTTGCTCCGCGACGGTCGGTTTCATCGGCTACACCTTCGCGTCCTCGACATTGGTGGCCTTCGCCATCCTGCCGTTGATGGCCCTGCAGAGCCTCGTCCAGCCGAGCCTGTCCGCCATGCTCAGCCAGCGCGTACCCGCCAACGCACAGGGCGAGATCCAGGGCATCGGCGGAAGCATCATGTCGCTGGGCGCGGTGATCGCACCGTTGCTCTACAACCCGGCGCTGGCCCACTTCACCGCCGACGGTCGCCATTTCCCCGGCGCCCCCTTCGTCATCGCGGCCGGCTTCGCGCTCCTCACCTTTGGCGCGCTGACCCTCACCCCCAAGCGCCATGCCGTCGCGGCCTGA
- a CDS encoding DUF4440 domain-containing protein, with translation MEDARIWEMEEKLWRGGDEVYDTLVDENVVMALPAEPFIFSRDAARQAVKNTPVWDQVNFSEQKVSRPEEGLIVIGYQVEAKRGDETYRCYASSTMIRRGHDDWTVVQHSQVVPPTAMVDA, from the coding sequence ATGGAAGACGCCCGCATCTGGGAGATGGAAGAGAAGCTCTGGCGCGGCGGCGACGAGGTTTACGACACGCTCGTGGACGAGAATGTCGTCATGGCCCTTCCCGCCGAACCCTTCATCTTCTCACGCGACGCCGCTCGGCAGGCCGTCAAGAACACCCCCGTCTGGGATCAGGTGAACTTTTCCGAGCAGAAGGTCTCTCGCCCCGAGGAGGGTCTGATCGTGATCGGCTATCAGGTCGAGGCGAAGCGCGGCGACGAAACCTATCGCTGCTATGCCAGCTCCACCATGATACGCCGGGGGCATGACGACTGGACCGTGGTCCAGCACAGCCAGGTCGTCCCACCCACGGCCATGGTCGACGCCTGA
- a CDS encoding molybdopterin-binding protein, whose protein sequence is MTDSRTWTAALLIIGDEILSGRTQDKNVAQIASWLNVQGIRLSEVRVVPDVEAKIVAAVQALRAENDYLFTTGGIGPTHDDITVDAIAAALGVGVVVHPDARAILEHYYANRGGLTDARLRMARVPEGAELIANPVSGAPGIRWQNIFILAGVPHITAGMLAGLTGQIEGGRPIVSATVGAMAPESEVADLLRETERANPGVSIGSYPFFREGRTGANFVVRSEDGELAQATADLLAASLESAGYPAVPGGI, encoded by the coding sequence ATGACCGACAGCCGCACCTGGACCGCCGCCCTGCTGATCATCGGGGACGAGATCCTCTCGGGACGGACGCAGGACAAGAATGTGGCGCAGATCGCCAGCTGGCTGAACGTGCAGGGCATTCGGCTGAGCGAGGTTCGGGTGGTGCCCGACGTGGAGGCGAAGATTGTCGCGGCGGTGCAGGCGCTACGGGCCGAGAACGACTATCTGTTCACCACCGGCGGCATTGGGCCGACCCATGACGACATCACGGTGGATGCGATCGCGGCGGCACTGGGCGTGGGCGTGGTGGTCCATCCGGACGCCCGGGCGATCCTCGAACATTATTATGCGAACCGGGGCGGGCTGACCGACGCGCGCTTGCGGATGGCGCGGGTGCCGGAGGGGGCGGAGCTGATCGCCAATCCGGTGAGCGGCGCGCCGGGCATCCGCTGGCAGAACATCTTCATCCTTGCGGGCGTGCCGCACATCACCGCCGGCATGCTCGCCGGGCTGACGGGCCAGATCGAGGGCGGACGCCCGATAGTCAGCGCAACGGTGGGCGCAATGGCGCCCGAGAGCGAAGTCGCCGACCTCCTGCGCGAAACCGAGCGAGCCAATCCGGGCGTCAGCATCGGCAGCTACCCCTTCTTCCGCGAAGGCAGGACGGGCGCCAACTTCGTCGTCCGCTCAGAGGATGGTGAGCTGGCGCAGGCGACGGCCGACCTGCTCGCCGCGAGCCTCGAGAGCGCCGGCTATCCGGCCGTGCCGGGCGGGATCTGA
- the map gene encoding type I methionyl aminopeptidase → MTQYITIGADDRSEARNGVIKLHGPEGFAGMRAAGRLAAEVLDALVPLVQPGVTTAEIDDFVYQRIRAGGGVPATLGYRGYTHSCCTSINHVICHGIPADKAMKDGDIVNIDVTPILDGWHGDSSRMYLVGDVSVKARRLVDITYECLMLGLEQAKPGNRLGDISAAIQQHAEKQRYSVVRDFCGHGLGRLFHDSPEVVHAGRAGTGPELRPGMFFTVEPMINIGRPDAKILEDGWTAVTRDRQLSAQFEHSIGITEDGCEIFTLSPAGLHKPPYA, encoded by the coding sequence ATGACGCAATACATCACCATCGGCGCCGATGACCGCAGCGAGGCGCGCAACGGGGTCATCAAGCTTCACGGACCCGAAGGCTTCGCTGGAATGCGCGCCGCCGGTCGGCTCGCCGCCGAAGTGCTCGACGCGCTGGTCCCGCTGGTCCAGCCGGGCGTGACCACCGCCGAGATCGACGACTTCGTTTACCAGCGCATCCGCGCCGGCGGCGGTGTCCCCGCCACGCTTGGCTATCGCGGCTACACGCACAGCTGCTGCACCTCGATCAACCACGTCATCTGTCACGGCATTCCGGCTGACAAGGCGATGAAGGACGGCGACATCGTCAACATCGACGTGACGCCCATCCTCGACGGCTGGCACGGCGACAGCAGCCGCATGTACCTGGTAGGGGACGTGTCGGTGAAGGCCCGGCGGCTGGTCGACATTACCTACGAATGCCTGATGCTGGGGCTGGAACAGGCCAAGCCCGGCAACCGCCTCGGCGACATCAGCGCCGCCATCCAGCAACATGCGGAAAAACAGCGCTATTCGGTCGTCCGCGATTTCTGCGGGCATGGCCTTGGCCGGCTGTTCCATGACAGCCCCGAGGTGGTCCACGCCGGTCGTGCCGGCACGGGGCCCGAGCTTCGCCCCGGCATGTTCTTCACGGTCGAGCCGATGATCAACATCGGCCGGCCCGATGCCAAGATCCTCGAGGACGGCTGGACGGCGGTCACCCGCGACCGCCAACTGTCGGCCCAGTTCGAACATTCCATCGGCATCACCGAGGACGGCTGCGAGATCTTTACGCTCAGCCCCGCCGGCCTGCACAAACCGCCCTACGCGTAA